The window AGTGAACAAAACTGACATGGCGTTTCAAAAGCGAACAGCGCTTACCATGGCCCGGTTTGTGTTGCTTCCTAACAATGCAATGCAAATCGGGCCTTTTTGTTCGGCGTTTGACAAGCTGCTTAGGTTTGGGAAGCGTGTCAAACGATACAAAATCGAATATCAGCTTAAAGGTGGGGACAAAATGAAGCCGCTTGTAGGTGTCATCATGGGAAGTACATCTGATTGGGAAACAATGAAAAATGCGTGCGATATCTTAGAGGAATTAGACATTCCGTATGAAAAACAGGTGGTATCCGCACATCGGACACCTGACTTGATGTTTGAATATGCGGCAGAAGCAAGAGGTAAAGGACTAAAAGTCATCATTGCCGGTGCTGGAGGCGCAGCACATTTACCGGGGATGGTCGCAGCGAAAACGACACTGCCGGTCATTGGTGTGCCCGTACAATCAAAAGCACTAAATGGGCTGGATTCCTTATTATCCATCGTTCAAATGCCAGGCGGTGTACCGGTTGCGACAGTGGCGATTGGCAAAGCCGGTGCAACAAATGCAGGGCTTCTTGCCGCGCAAATGATTTCAGCATTTGATGAAACAATCGCTGCTCGCCTTGAAGAAAGAAGAGAGCAAACAAAACAGACTGTACTAGAAAGCAGTGATCAGCTTGTCTAAGCAGACCATTTTTCCAAACGCAACCATCGGTATTATCGGCGGAGGACAGCTTGGCAGATATATGGCCGTCAGCGCAAAGCAAATGGGATACCGGGCAGCTGTGTTAGATCCAGTCGCACAATCTCCTTGTGGACAGGTTGCTGATACAGAAATCACAGCTGCATATAGTGACCTCGAAGC is drawn from Bacillus pumilus and contains these coding sequences:
- the purE gene encoding 5-(carboxyamino)imidazole ribonucleotide mutase, with translation MKPLVGVIMGSTSDWETMKNACDILEELDIPYEKQVVSAHRTPDLMFEYAAEARGKGLKVIIAGAGGAAHLPGMVAAKTTLPVIGVPVQSKALNGLDSLLSIVQMPGGVPVATVAIGKAGATNAGLLAAQMISAFDETIAARLEERREQTKQTVLESSDQLV